The genomic stretch TTTAAGAGCTTACCTCTGAATTGTACTCGACCTTCAGCTGATTTCCTAAGTCCTTAAGTTTCCAATCCACTAGTTCTTCCCCCAAATCCtcaaggttctccaaaattctccAATTGCTCCAAGTCTTCAAACACTAAGGGAAGAGATAGAGATAatagaaggagagagagagagagagagagagagagagagagagagtgtaacaccctggctaccccagaacagttacggtgaacggtgaaccggaaatttgacccgctacccgagtcctttggttaaaaacgtgatctaagtgtcattaatagattaaggtgtaaaaccagtaaaaaggaaagggcacttttcattaagtaaataaactgctcatgagccttttaaaatgtttacaagtagttcatgctacaaaagagttgctacagttccaaatatacaatccccgccggcctaagcggcaaaaatagggtaaacccctagtccctttgagaactccttgaccgtggcggtcaagcggccctgtatgtacatcacatcgcccaagctctccactcagggttggccaagcttttccttccctttacctgcaccatgtagcacccatgagccaaggcccagcaagaaaacataatagaacatgatataatatcaacaacgatcataataaccattcaggactatcagtccagcaaataggtgacaatagccaaaagtcacaataatgagcatcgctccctctagccatgtgacgatagggtcaccagggcttaactgagaaGTGAATCATTCATaagttgtttaggacaggtgtatggtgattactTACCAAcgtaaccttcctcacgactctggagtcgaaactatggacaacgtcccttagccatgtgacaaacagtcaccggggtcatataccttggctatattcatctggttgtaagccaggcaagcgcttataagttcctcgaccttagggtcggtctggcattaatgctatagagccattcaatgcatgattctcaactttagagtcggtccctgactagtcagtgtctcaaacaggtaaacaacgttcaacaacatttaatatgcaatccatgtccacatatatcaaccaacatgcctcaagtatcaaaccacgcatgtcatatacctatacagggtgcaactgtactcaaacatcgttttcttacctctggttcgagtgagtattatagtatgaacgacccttgagaacgatcaacctttaaattcctcgacggtcacctggtcataaccaaaatataggattcatcaataaaaatgataactgagggttcccaaaccaaatcacagcccccgagacctcaaatactacccaaccgggtactaggtccaaccccaaggcctatggtttgaatccctaagttaAAAACCACTTTCTATCAAATTTGGCCTTATGAGCTGCGAcccccaaaagctgtgccgcggcacgcccccaagcaGAGAAGccccccatctgccagacgcgcatgggccgcggcacacaaaagctgtgccgcggcacccagcccagttcagcaaCAAGCCCACGCACAAACCAGATTTTCCCCCTGTGCGTTTTTCTCTCAAACCAAcctctcaaaccatcataaaacctcctccaaacatgtaattaaacccccaaataacaaccttagctcactcacattAAACCCtaatcaaaacaacataaaaactccctttaatcctcactccccacatcaaaatccatgaaCTAAAAACTATAAGCAAAACAGAGCACCAGCTGAAattaatggccaaaactcaccttgagactagctttaaacctccctcacaggctaacacaagtgctccaacccagccttaagttcctctagcttgaattaccaccaagaacacaaaactctcaaagaaggcaatggagaagatgaagctatgggaaggtacgggaagagaagatagagcctctgttttgttctgttttattctacaaccttcagccatttaaaacaagtatatccacccctaaaatgaccaaaatgcccttataccatccaaagcctcttaaaccaatccaagggcaaaattggtacttctagcttaacccgttaatcataattaacgcttcccaattcccgctaatctcaatatcctcaaacaccaatatttcataacccgttaccctaaaatccctggtaacgctataacctttaatatcaccccgagactcaccccgagccccgagctcaaacctgttatgaccaaaccgataaatcatgtttaaggatcgtctcatgtcgaaattctcgaaccaatccacattataatgtggtctcacaatatatcattatcatacaaacaagtattcaattataccctcaacgggccaaattaccaaaatacccctgtaaacaaatgtggactcacatgcatgcatttaacatcatattataatataattctcataaacatgcataaacacatttaatggcataattaaacagttatggccctctcggcctactaatccagccattaaccataatagggaatccggggcattacagagagagagagagagagagagagagagtgttgatGTTTATCCTTCACTTAAGTCTAGTGTTTTCTCAAATCATCTGAATGTATATTCAACCTTAGCAAAAGTCTAAAATACCCCTTAAGTTATCTAAGTCCTCAAATATCATCAATGGCAATTTCGTCAATTGCCAAGTCCTGCTAATTCCTTgaatgttcctataaatcccatTTAATCTTGACATatccaaatcattgctaaattactactcaTTACTCGGTAATTCCTGAACACATCTAacattctcaaaatacccctagactcctcccgagctaagtatttgaccccgttgtgactttctagctaaattgctCCCAAGGACCGTCTCGGATAGTGCATCCCAAAtaaatcaccactcactcgtggtatcaatcacaatattcaGAAATATTGtatgtatgccctcaacgggctaaaattacacaTATGCTcataatagccaaatggggcccacatgcatatttaattcacctaacacatgcattcctaatcacataatcatcaaattcacatattatcataattaaattaattattgccctctaggcacgctaatcaattccctaagccttattagcaaatatgGGATGCTACAGTTTTCTCCATGAAAATTGGAAAAGGAAGAGAAGAGGAGCTGGATTCGGTACTCATGATGAGTAGAAAAGATTACGCCCAATGTTGAGATCAAACAAGGCTTTGGTACCACTGATGGTTTGTGAATTTGGGATAGAGAAAATCGTGATGATTTCTTATAGTTTAGAATATTTGATGAGTAGTAGTAGTGCCTAGAGTAATGATAGGTTATGATATTATAGTTGATGTTGTTGAGTGGACAAGTAAAGAAATTTGGGTTTGGAGGAGTAAGGTTTATGTTTTAGAGAGTAGAGGATAGTAGAAATTAGTAGAGTTTTATTGATGGTTTGTTGTTTGTAGTGACATCATTTTGCTACCCATGATGGGGTATTTATAGTGGCTAGCCCACTTTACACTTGTGGCTAAAATTACTTGCTCTAGATCCTTCTTTTGCTAGAAGGAATATTAACCACACAAATTTGCTTGTTTCTCAACCATAACTAGAAAGTTCTAGACTTAAGTTTTCTAGAAATGCTTATGAGAAATTCTAGAGTAATCGTATTATACAAATACCTAGAAAATTCTAGAGTAAAGTATTCTAGAAGTGTCTAGCATATTCTAGAGTATTCAAGAAATGTGTAGCAACTTCTAATAAAAACACTAATTATTCACTAACTAACTCTTCAGAACACAGTCTCAATATCCccaatattatatttaaataaagggAGAGTATTAAcacccaaaacataattatttagTGGTGATTGAATCCTGATTTTTCGAATGCACGTATAAAAATTGAAACAAGCACGCTTGTAATATGTTGTTTAAATCATGATTTCGAAAtcttaaattattcgaaatttcctaaaaatttgtgAGAGGTTTCCTATACCTACATTATACCGCCATGTAAAAAAATTGTAGTTACAACTTATCCATGGACCAAAAGCACTAAAAGTACCTATAGATAGAGATTAAAAACAATCATTACCCaataatttttcttatttactaaacatattattttgataaattaacATAAGTATCCTCATTaaacattaaaaactaaaaattagatataatatatcacttatatattaattaattaatttttttgagaAATAGTTTTTACAGTGGTACTTTTATATACactctttataattttttaaaatttcatttTACACACATTCTACAAAGCATAGATTACCTATTAGCAAatacatttgtttttttttatttcaatccatttttataattttttatttttattttttaaaaaagttaaaaCATCTTTTGGTGCTTGTTCTAAGTCTTTTTGGGAACGTTTTCACGTCAGCAATCTATGACACGTGGCTATATCACATCTCCTGAGGAGTCCTTGGGAGGATATTGCCACGTCGACTATATCCGAGAAGTCATCTAAACTCAAATAACTACTTACTCGAGAAGGGAGCTTGGAACCCTCTGTAAGTCTTTATGGTAGAACTTCTCGGGAAGTACCCAAAAGCCATGTTCAAGAAAGAAGCATCTACGTCGACATCTGGGAAAGCTCGAGGAATCTCATTGAGAAATGGTTTAGCGGATTTTCAGGAAACATCAGGACCACAAAAGATACGCCCAGCGCATAATTCATTTTGGGAGTGTTCCCTAACACTTTTTCGTTAGGATTTTGTGGACCACACCATTCAATAAAAATGTTCCAAGACTTGAAGGTTGCCCACTCAGCCCAATCAACCGACGACATGTGTCGGGTGTCTTATGCATAATGGATAATCCTCCCTTAATTGAGAAATTAAAGTAAAcatttttgtattaattattAATGGCTTAATTCCCTGATGTCGCCTACAAATAGGTCATGGATGGGTCATTTGTAGAGAGTCGAATCCCTAATTTTTAGACTCCCATTTTACATTAAAACAAGAGAATCATCTGCCCAAGCTGTAAAATTCTAAGAAGCTTGTGATTCTGGCAAGTTTTCctcaatacaagtgactcgtggtcTAGGCCTTGTTAACGGCCAAACCATTTAAAAGATTGTTTGTGTTCCCTTATTGTGTTTCTACAAGCTTTTCTCTATATTACATAGCTGACATAAAtttgggtcaacattttggttatttcattgagagctgtagaaAGCTAGAGAAATCTTGACCATGGTGGATATGTGAAACCAGTCTCAAGTAAACCCCTGACTCGCCTCCGCGTGACGAGAGACGCAATGACCTTCCTCCCATCGCAGATCTCCCAATGGCGGAAGGGAATGAACAGCCTCAGGACGAGGAATACTATCTTGAGGATGAATACAATGGTTATGAGCCAGAAGATGACTTCGCAGCCGATGAAGACTATCTTCCAGAGGACGACATCTCCAACACTGCATGTCCTTAAcagtaacgtcccaaaattcctaataaagCTTAGTGCCTTGACTAGGGGGCCCAAGAGAGCAATTGTAGAATATTATGTGAATTAactgaatatttatgtgattatgtgatttgcatgggttatattattatatagttgattatgcatgtttaggtgtattaaatataagaaacatactcgcttttatttaaaggggcataattgtaattttgactcgttgatggtCTAATTGTAAattatgatattatgtgattgagaccacattattatgtgaatatatttgagatattcaacAAGAGTCGGTCCTTTCGAGCAAGATAGCGGCTTAGTCACAATGAGGAAGTTATACCCGGCTCAGgttgagccaaggggtatttcggtaattcGGTAAATTACCAGGACTCACtagagtatgagtcatatttttGGAGAATTAGTGATTGTAaagctctggatagccaagactattgcattgtgtgttttaaatggtgttagactctctaaatgagtctcttcgccataaacgtgtaactaaacatgataaacaatttagggttaaaatttttggccaaaaaagattaaccatttcattaaaaatatttacgttcatacatgggatcccaacataatGTTTAAAAGGtctattacagttcaaaagttacaactagtttacctaagtagcaaaatagggtttaaccattTCCTCtaataaattaattcaatataATATAACCGTtattaaatataaatgatttttATTCATGAACAAACTttttaatcacacacatatatatatatttatatataacaatggcagcatacatatatgtatgtttgATTAAAATGATGTGAAAAGTGGTTTCTATTGAACCTAATTTCCTGACAACAATAGGCCAACCACAAAAGATTTATGAGCATTGAAACACTATTGAAACTAATAAAAAAGCATCAAAACATAAACTATTACATTATGTTATATATAGCATCGAAATCTATTGAAACATACACGTTTTTGAGATACTATCACAATGTcatcaaaaaaatttaaattccatcTAAACCCCTCTAATGTCTCTAACTATTGACATTGTAGCACTAACCTTACATTTATGCATCAAAACCTATAATACCAAACAACTAAAACATGAAACATTTAAAGCACTAACCTTACAAATGACAAAAGTCTGAGATTAAGGTGGCCAATCGGCGTGGGTCATTGGCGGAGGTGGCTATTGGGTCTGTCGAAGTCGTGGATGGTGAACGCCTTGTGGCTGTTGGGTCTGTCGGATCTGTGGTGGGTGGGTTCTGACGCAACGTCTTGCCTTGCGCCTGAGAGAGAAGAGAAGTGAGAGAAGGAGAGAACGAGAGAGGGGCTGAAGAAAGTTGTGCAAAATTTAAACCTATACAAGATTATTAGCGGCAGGACCCGCCactaataaatgtgattattcgcCGCTAATAAAATTACTGGCGGGTGTATTAGCGACATTTCTTTGGTGTATTAGTGGCAGACTACCTGCCAGTAATAATGGTAAGTCCACCgctaataaaaattattatatatttttttaaatattcacacattattagcggcggacccctaGTCTGCCGCTAATAACCTAAACAATACAGGCGGATTGAGTCCGCCTCTAATTGTTACGCCTCTAATAGCTAATCTTCTTGTAGTGATCTGCCAAAAAGCTTGGGATTATGAGGACTATCCTTTCCTCTCACAAAGAAAAGAAGACATTTCTTTCAAGGAAATCTTACTTTATGCTTCAGAAATTATAGAAAAAGAATCTTTTCAGAAAATGTTGATTATAGCATCGGTAATATGGtttgaaagaaataaaaaaacacacaGTCAACAGTAAGACAGCCAAGCCAGATGATTCAGTGGGCAACACAGTATTATGAGACATCAAGAAATGCACAAAATCAGACTGAACAAATTGCGTCACACCAAAGAACTCCAAATCAAAGAGGAGTAGATCAAGGATACCATCCTCTTACTTTGTTTGTTGATACTGTGAACTCAACTCACACAAACAAGATTGGTTTTGGAGCAATTATTTTTTCCTCGGATAAAAAAGCATTGGAAGCTCTATCGAAACCTTTAGTGTATTGGTGTTCTTTAAAAACTTTCCAAATGATTAAGACAAATTCCAAAAGATATCTagattcttgaaattgattgataGGAATAATACAATTTAGAGCTAATATTTATAGGAACCTAACCAAAGAGGGAAGTGATTCCCCTTTGGTTGGTTTTATTTTCTAATcacttttatataattattaatttaattttaattcttTCATTAATATTGGTTGGTTTACTTGCAGGGGCATTATCAACATTTCAATCCGAAGCACTAGCACTACTAGTAGGATTGGACTGGGCTCAAAGACTTGGCCTTTCTCTTGTTGCAATTCCTTTTCACTTGTTATGTTCTTAAATAATAACATAGTATATAATAATGAACTGGGTTTTATCCTTGCTAATATTAGAGCCTTATTGGCTAATTTTCTGAGGGCTACTCTTTCTTATATTAGTCGTCAATTTAATACTGCGGCTCATAATTTGGCTAAGCACGCCCTAGGGCTAGATGACGAGATTTGTTGGTTGGAGGAAATTCCTCTCCCTATTGGTGTTGTGTTATAATTCTCTCTAAACAGTTTAGAATTCAGTTACAGAGAAAAATTTATTCAGGTCTATTCTTAGGTTTGGTCCTTTGGCTGGATAAACAATCTCCAAAAAGCATTCCCAACTTGAtttcattaatattttcttaTCTTTGGTATATTTTTGTGATGCAGGTACTTTAACGACCTTCCAAATTGAAGCATTGATATTATGATGGGCAATTAATTGAGATTACTGTTTTTGATGCCTTCAATTTAAATCTATTTTTGCAGTTGTTCTAAAACAATTATGTTTGATTACCACATGTGAACTTTCTTGTCTAAATTTCTGAGAGCATCGTTGCATGCTATTTGGCTAGATGAAGAGTTTATGTTGGTTAGATGATTATCTTCTTCATGTTTGCACATCTTATCTTTTCAgtctaaataataataaagttattCCAAAAAAATTTGTAATCACTTTTCTCCATAGTGAAAACAATGGATGAAagcttctttatttattttgatcttATTTTCTAGCACAAGTCTTCTCCTAGAAGTTTGTGCACCTCTAATTGACAATTTCACACATCTACAATTTTCTCTTTCCAAACAGTTTTAGTAAATAAGAGTATCTCTAATGGGATGTCAAATTGATGATACATTGCTAAAATATAACTCACTCtaaaaaatacttactccaaTGATGTGCCAAAAGTTGTGCAAAATTTGGCATATACTACAAGTTATACTAAATTTGTGACACAATATAACATAATACATATTTTGTCGTATCATAattgttatacttttttatttactttatgtcatttttatgtattattttagaattattttttttttttgtatattttcaataaatatcaaattaataTTAACAAAAGATTGATTTTTGCACGCATTGGAGCATAGTGCTAAAAATTATaccaaatatattatatattaatttttttttactaaatatAGCATAATATTAAATATTCTAACATGATACAAATATTGATTTCaattctttaatattttattcaCATAAATTTTTATATTGATTTATTCCGATGGCAATTACTAGTAAACATGTCATTAACATATTATGAGAAGTCTATTTAGAAATGAGTGAAGcgagaaaaagagggttttttaacaagagagaaaaagagggttGATTCCTTAAATAAAtcataagtatatatttttttaaataataacgACCATATAGGTCATGTCGTTCTCACCGAACGACAACAAGTTTTAACATGTTAACGACGCGTCGTTTTAAGGGAGGTTGGAAAAAACGACGTGCCGTTTTAAGGAAATCATAAACTATTATTTCTATCGGATGTCCTGCGCTGCGATTATCTTCTTCCTTGCTCCTTCGAATTCTTTCCCACACAAGTCAAGTACCGCTAGCTATGGAAGTGGCCACCACAGCTTCGAGCTTCGCGCTCCACTCGCGCATGTTAGCACCGCCCACCCCATACCGAACATTAACTCCTCTACGTGCTCAGACGACgtattcttcttcttcctctctccGAGCTTCTCTCTCATCCAATTTCCTCTCTCCCTTCGCCGGCGGCAGCCTCTCCGCAGATTTTTCAGGCCAGAAACTTCGCCCCTCATCTCTCAATCCGGCTTTGTTTCGCAGCTCCAATGCCAAAAGAGGCGTAGTCACTATGGTACGCTCCCCATTTTCGCTTACAATGTTCTTCATTTTGACCTTATTAGGGTTTAATTTCGGGATATTTCTTGTATATGCTAATTATTTTGTTCTTATCtcattttagaaattttaaattgGTAGTGTTTTGGGGAAAATGTGCTCATGCTAGTGTATCCCATAGGAACACGATGAGTAAAATTTTGGAGGGATTTCGTGGTGGGACATAGGGATTGGTATTATTCTGTTGTTTGtggctttaaaaaaaaattgaaattttagaATAAGAGGCCTATTGTTTGACAGTGATTGAGGTATGCTAATGTAAGTACGGAACTATTGATGGGCGTTTTTATGTATTGTTTCATTTGTAATGTATGGTTTGACTAGTGTCAAGCGTGGACCTAGATACCAAATTTTTTGGTCAGTGATCATATTCTACTACGATTGCATTGCCATTATATAAACAAGTTCATGAAATTTCCAGCCTTAGTACCACAATATTAGTAGAATCTTAATGTGGTAAAAAGTTTAGTCAAGACTCAAGAATACCCAAAACTTTTATTTACGATGTATTAGGCTCAGTGGCCAACTGCTTTCATTTCTTTTTTAGGAAGATGAAGGTTTGAGCATCAATACCATCACTATATTTAACATCTTTATTGTATATGGAGTTATCATCTGCTATTATTAACTTATTTAGATTGTTTGGTTTGTATCGGAGCAGATTTCAGTTCTTCCATTGtgctttaaatttttttaattttatatattttccaTGATGCATTTTTCAATATTTCTCCCTCTCTTTTTGTATTGTGTTCTACTTAGCTTCACTTTCACATGCCAATTATGGTTTAAACTTTAAAGATAATCTTTAAGCGTCGTTATATTTGTAGTTTAGACTATGCCACAGCTAAATGCAGTTTTAAGATTTTCTTTGTGTTGACTTCATTAACATTGTCTGATTCTTCTTATCTGATTTTGTTGAGAATAGGAGCAGATTTGCTCCGGTTTCCAATCTTCCTTAGCATCAGATTTGCCAAAACTTTATCTATGTATTCTGCAGGTTATTCCATTTTCCAGGGGAAGTGCATGGGAGCAGCCCCCTCCAGATTTGGCATCATACTTGTACAAAAATCGAATTGTGTACTTGGGCATGTCTCTTGTCCCTtctgtcacagagttgatactaGCAGAGTTTCTATACCTTCAGTATGAAGATGCTGACAAGCCTATTTATCTTTACATAAACTCCACTGGAACAACCAAGGTTAGCAGTGTTTATTCTCTTCAATTAGTTTTTGGAACATTTTTTTACATAAAACTTTGTATGTCTCATAGAATTTCACTGTATCATCTAAGAGGCTTCAATTGTTCAGAAATTGTTGTACCATTGAAAAATTTGACTGAATGCTTTTATGACTTTATCCTTAAGATTCTATTCAGAATAAAATTTTCTGTTTTGTGTTGGTTTCATGGAATTCTATATTAGATTGCTCTacctttggaattttgaggaaGGGTGAACTTTTGTCCAACCTCAACTCTATTCTATATTTTAGCCCTGGCTGGGCTGAAAGAAACTTATTGCTAGATTATATGGTTGGAAATTACCAGCTTGTAGGCATGTCATTGGGATTTAGAAATGTGCTTGATTTGGGATGCCTAGTTCTAGTTGACCTACAAttatttttcatcttttttttgtATCAACTAGTCAATTCGCGAAATGTTTAAAACATTTTTCTTGGATTGTTGgctaacatttttttattattatttctttttattttattttcagggTGGTGAAAAGTTGGGTTATGAGACTGAAGCTTTTGCTATATACGATGTTATGGGGTGAGTAATCATTATGGTCTTGTTTGTGGATCATGTTTCCAGCGAACTTATATTGATTCTTCTCTACTTCAGGTATGTGAAGCCCCCAATATTTACGCTCTGTGTTGGTAATGCTTGGGGAGAAGCAGCCTTACTTTTGGCTGCTGGTGCAAAGGGAAACCGTTCTGCATTGCCCTCCTCTACAATTATGATGAAACAGGTTTTTTCTTGAGCAGTGGTTTGACacaatcaatgcacattcttGTCCAGGGAAACcatgacaaaaatatatatatatatacatatttttgaaaaagaaa from Humulus lupulus chromosome 5, drHumLupu1.1, whole genome shotgun sequence encodes the following:
- the LOC133778064 gene encoding ATP-dependent Clp protease proteolytic subunit-related protein 4, chloroplastic; the encoded protein is MEVATTASSFALHSRMLAPPTPYRTLTPLRAQTTYSSSSSLRASLSSNFLSPFAGGSLSADFSGQKLRPSSLNPALFRSSNAKRGVVTMVIPFSRGSAWEQPPPDLASYLYKNRIVYLGMSLVPSVTELILAEFLYLQYEDADKPIYLYINSTGTTKGGEKLGYETEAFAIYDVMGYVKPPIFTLCVGNAWGEAALLLAAGAKGNRSALPSSTIMMKQPIARFQGQATDVELARKEVNNVKTELVNLFAKHIGKSAEQIEADIRRPKYFSPSEAVEYGVIDKVIYNERSTEDKGVVSDLKRAQLI